The genomic interval TTTAATAGGAAAAATCGAGGAGAATATAAAAGACAACTGTAAAAACAAAAGCAAATATACAGACAGAATAAATAACTTTTTCAAATATCATGATAAAAACAATTGTAAGAGAGTTTATGAAGACATTAAAGGGTGATTTTTTTGAACCGATATAAAATATCCATTATAGTTCCTACATTTAATCTGGAGGACAAAATTGAATGTGCGTTTGAATCAATGAAAAACCAGACATTAAGTTTTGATAACATTGAAATAATATTTGTAGATGACAATTCAACTGACCATACATTTGATATCATCACTGAATTATCAGAAAAATATAAAAATGTTTCAGTCTTTAAAACAGATTCAAACACAGGATATGCTGGAAAACCCCGAAATATTGGTTTAGAACATGCCACAGCAGACTATGTTTTATTCCTGGACGGTGATGATAAATTACTGCGCAATGCCTGTGAAAGATTATACGATTCAATAGCTTCAACAGACATAGATATCGCCATTGGAGGTCAGATTAATGTTTTTGACGGAATCCATCAGCACAATCCTCCATTGAATTATGGTGAAGGCAGACTGTTAAAAGATATGAAAACTTCGGAAGTTCTTGATATCCAACCTGCAATATCTGCAAAATTGTTTAAAAGGAAATTACTAATTGACAATGACATCAGATTCCCCGAAGGAATTTCAGGTGAGGATCTGGTTTTTCTAATGGAAACACTGCTCAATTCAAAAAAAATAATTACCCTCAATAATTTCTATGTTTATTACAGGATTCTCTCAAACAATTCTGTTACTTTTGACATCAGCGAAAAATATTTGAAAGGACTTGTAAAAGCCTACACATTAGTTTGTGACTTATACGATAAATTTGAGGTGCCGTTACAGGTTCAGGAAAAAGTAATTTATCAGCACATCAGATTTTTTACTTCACAAACAATAAGAACAAATGTTGCAAGTAACAAAACTATGCTTCATGACTTATTTAATTCAGATTTATTTAAAAATTTAGCAGATAAAGAAGTTTTTAAAAATAATAAATATTATAAACAGTACTTTGAGAATATGTCTAAAGGAAAATATGATAATTTTAAATTACTCACCATCATTTCAAACAATTTTTTAAAAGAAGATGAAAGCAACTTAAAAATATTAAATGAAAAACTTTATTCTGCAAATTTAACTTTAAATGACAAATACAAATCGTTATACCGTGAAAATATAGTGCTTGAAAAAAATAATGAAAACTTGAATGAGGAAAATATTGAATTAAAGAAAAAATATGAATATGCAAGTAGCGCAAATTCAAAATTAACCAATGACAAATCAAAACTGGAAGAAGAATTAAAAGATGTTAAATTTAATATGAACATAATAAATGATGAAAATATTTATTT from uncultured Methanobrevibacter sp. carries:
- a CDS encoding glycosyltransferase family 2 protein, whose amino-acid sequence is MNRYKISIIVPTFNLEDKIECAFESMKNQTLSFDNIEIIFVDDNSTDHTFDIITELSEKYKNVSVFKTDSNTGYAGKPRNIGLEHATADYVLFLDGDDKLLRNACERLYDSIASTDIDIAIGGQINVFDGIHQHNPPLNYGEGRLLKDMKTSEVLDIQPAISAKLFKRKLLIDNDIRFPEGISGEDLVFLMETLLNSKKIITLNNFYVYYRILSNNSVTFDISEKYLKGLVKAYTLVCDLYDKFEVPLQVQEKVIYQHIRFFTSQTIRTNVASNKTMLHDLFNSDLFKNLADKEVFKNNKYYKQYFENMSKGKYDNFKLLTIISNNFLKEDESNLKILNEKLYSANLTLNDKYKSLYRENIVLEKNNENLNEENIELKKKYEYASSANSKLTNDKSKLEEELKDVKFNMNIINDENIYLKKDNVKIYEKCDILKKENDKVKSSILWKLKNIF